A genomic region of Candidatus Binatus sp. contains the following coding sequences:
- a CDS encoding aspartate aminotransferase family protein: MKPYTFEHSDALMERAKRVIPGGIYGHQAPLLLTRGAYPSFFARGEGSHVWDVDGNEYIDYICSYGPIVLGHRHPKVEEAARRQMELGNCFNAPGPVWVDLAEHLVSITPFADWTVFAKNGSDVCTWATEVARQATGRPKIAMCSGAYHGTHAWCTPLPGGLTPEDRANMVYFRFNDLESLRHAVEENRGKIAGVILSPFKHDAGHDSELPVEGFLPGVRKICDDNGMVFILDDVRAGFRLHMGGSGELFGVRPDLTTYCKAIANGYPLAACLGRDSLKQAAQEVFFTGSYFTSAVPMAASLANLKELQAGGGIERMRTIGEKLRTGLLAQARSAGFEVTYSGPPAMPYMTFKADAGHYDRAKVFCGACARSGVYVAPRHNWFISAAHTERDLEQTLAVTEQAFEAVRKQFGA; encoded by the coding sequence GTGAAACCCTACACATTCGAGCATAGTGACGCGCTGATGGAGCGCGCCAAAAGAGTTATTCCCGGCGGCATCTACGGCCATCAGGCGCCGCTGCTGCTTACCAGGGGCGCCTACCCGTCATTTTTCGCGCGCGGCGAGGGTTCCCACGTTTGGGACGTCGATGGCAATGAGTACATCGACTACATATGTTCATACGGCCCAATCGTGCTCGGCCATCGGCATCCCAAAGTCGAGGAAGCCGCGCGCCGCCAGATGGAACTCGGCAACTGCTTCAACGCGCCGGGTCCGGTGTGGGTCGATCTCGCGGAGCATCTTGTCTCGATCACGCCGTTTGCCGACTGGACGGTGTTCGCGAAAAACGGATCCGACGTATGCACCTGGGCGACCGAAGTCGCGCGTCAAGCGACCGGGCGGCCGAAAATCGCAATGTGCTCCGGCGCCTACCACGGCACCCATGCATGGTGCACGCCGCTTCCCGGCGGACTGACGCCGGAAGACCGCGCGAACATGGTTTATTTTCGATTCAACGATCTCGAGAGCCTGCGCCATGCGGTCGAGGAAAACCGCGGCAAGATCGCGGGCGTAATCCTGTCGCCGTTCAAGCACGACGCCGGACACGACTCGGAGTTGCCGGTCGAAGGATTTCTGCCGGGCGTGCGGAAAATCTGCGACGACAACGGCATGGTCTTCATCCTGGACGACGTTCGCGCCGGCTTCCGCCTGCACATGGGCGGCTCAGGCGAGTTGTTTGGCGTGCGCCCCGACCTGACGACTTACTGCAAGGCGATCGCCAACGGCTATCCGCTCGCCGCATGCCTTGGGCGCGACAGCCTCAAGCAGGCAGCGCAGGAAGTGTTCTTTACGGGATCGTACTTCACCAGCGCCGTGCCGATGGCGGCGAGCCTGGCGAACCTCAAGGAGCTGCAGGCGGGTGGCGGGATCGAGAGGATGCGCACGATCGGCGAGAAGCTGCGCACGGGTCTGCTCGCGCAGGCGCGCAGCGCCGGGTTCGAGGTGACCTACTCCGGACCGCCGGCGATGCCGTACATGACGTTCAAAGCCGACGCGGGTCATTATGATCGCGCGAAGGTTTTCTGCGGCGCATGCGCGCGCAGCGGAGTGTACGTCGCGCCTCGTCACAACTGGTTCATCTCGGCTGCGCACACCGAGCGCGACCTCGAGCAGACGTTGGCCGTCACCGAGCAAGCGTTCGAGGCCGTGCGCAAGCAATTCGGCGCATAG
- a CDS encoding response regulator: protein MSDQDKEKEQGQEPTLLNSAVRIFLVEDNPDHVFIALTVVRQVLGDDIELVHASNADEALLMIAQFTEHDRPDLFLVDLRLPDNGGFSVLQATRANEALTAVPMFVITSSLYDRDIAESYQLGASAVLCKPLSRAKLRDELVRVGALPLSQRPADPAYRH from the coding sequence ATGAGCGACCAAGACAAGGAAAAGGAACAAGGCCAAGAACCGACTCTGTTGAATTCTGCGGTCAGGATTTTTCTCGTCGAAGACAATCCGGACCACGTTTTTATCGCGCTCACTGTAGTCAGGCAGGTGCTGGGCGACGATATCGAGCTGGTGCATGCGTCGAATGCCGACGAGGCATTGCTCATGATCGCGCAGTTCACCGAGCACGATCGCCCGGATTTGTTCCTGGTGGATTTGCGTTTGCCTGACAACGGCGGCTTCTCCGTGTTGCAGGCGACGCGGGCGAATGAGGCGCTGACGGCGGTACCGATGTTCGTTATCACCAGTTCGCTCTATGACCGCGATATTGCGGAGAGCTACCAACTCGGCGCGTCTGCGGTCCTGTGCAAGCCGCTGTCGCGGGCCAAGCTGCGCGACGAGCTGGTGCGCGTGGGCGCACTGCCGCTATCGCAGCGGCCGGCCGATCCGGCATATCGCCACTAG